The genomic stretch GACACGAATTCCACTTACATGGCGGTGGTGCAGTCTCCTTCAGGCGTTAAAGTGACCGTCGAGCCTTCTCTTCTCCAGTTTAATTGTACCCAGAAGGTGCACACCTTTATGGTCAAGTTCACATCGCTTCAGATGGTGCAAGGGGGCTTCACGTTCGGAAGCTTGACGTGGGTTGATGGTGGGAAGCACTCGGTAAGAATTCCTCTTGCAGTTCGGGTGATCGTTCGAGATGAGTTCTCAGATACCTCCTAAGATATGTCTTTGGATTGGATGCCTTTTAAGGCACGTAAGATTGTGATAGTACGGAGCCCAGTTATGTCTTGTCGTGTCAAGCAGCTTGTGCTctctttctatcttcaaaataaaCGTGCACTTAGATGCATGAGGAATAAAAGCAAATCCATCCTATTTATGTCCCTCGACGGCATGGTCAGCGTGGTGGCCCACGACCGccccatatattattttttaggtcaaataaaaaataatatatagtatATAAGAACGGATccgaatattttaaaattttaatgaaaGCTTTGAATTTTACCCACATAAATAGTTtacgatttttttttatttttcttcatatttttttttattttcatcaaaacatgatatatttatgtaatatttttttatatttgatattttaaatagttggacaacttattataaaagtttggtttaaaaaaatcaatttttaatATACGATATACTATCTTTGAAGATCAAACTAAAAGACTTTTATGAAAGTTTTGAATTATACTTATATAGACATGTATCGCTTTTgtgatttatttataatataaacagttttatgatttttttatttttctcatattctttttatttttactaaaatatgttatatccatgtaatattttttaacatttgagATTCTAAATAGACGAACAAACTATAGTAAAAATTTAATCCAAAAAAGTTAAACCTTAATATTTGATACATAGTTTTTTTGGGGTCAAACCAAATAACAGTGTATCACATAGAAAGGCTGATCCAAATGCTTTGAATTTTGTTGTTTTAATATTGCATTGCACTTTGATTGACATATATCATCTTTtttctaattaaatttttttaatattttttatttattcgaaATCTAAAtagtttatgatttttttttattttctctaagttttttttatttccatggaaatatatcatatccatgtaatattttttaatatctgaGCTTCTAAGTAAATGAACAACTTATTGTAAATGTTTGGTCTAAACTAAAAACTAGTGTATCATATATAGATATCTATCAAAGTTTttctattttaatatatttaatattattctGATTTATTCAGAAAtagtttttctattttctttatatattttttttatttccaccaaaatatgatggatccatatatattttttagacatTAAATTGAATTATATTTATAAACAATGCAGGTTGTTTAGCCACGCATCCATTCTTCTGTTTTAGATATCAGAATGAGAGGATTGTTTTTCACtttgaattatatatatttataatgtcAAAAAACCATCTTTTTCGTGTTAAGAATCGCCGGAGGTGATCGGTACACAGCCAAGCCGCAGCGTTCCGCTACATACCACGCCAAGCTGGGACTGACTACCTCGGACTGGGTTATGACCAACACCCCCATTCTTCACGAGCTGTTCTTAATATGTTGCTGACCAAAAGTTCTGTTGCTGGGACAATCTATGTTCTACGGATCCAAGGATGACGGATTCATTCAAAGAGCTCGCGTTTAGTTTTAGGTGAGTGAGCACTGTCGATTACTGATTCCTTTATTCTCTTCTATTTTGCGTTCAGATGGTAAGGAGAAGATGGCTGATAGTTACTACATCGTAGTTGTGCCCGCAGTCGATCTAAATTCCACAGATGTAGCAGGGAAGATGGTACTCTGCGCTGATATAAGACCAAAACTTATCCTTCGTGGTAAGGAACTTGAGGCAACTCAAAGCAGCAGTGTCATAGTTGCAGGATACCTTGCGAAGACTCAATATGTGTCCTCGTAGATTACGACGTAGGCCTACAAATATCGAACTATGCGCGACGGGAAGGTTCAAGGTTTGATTCCTGCATATTCGTTCTTCCGAACACCTTACGGCTGTTTCTGAAGAACCGATGATGTCAACAGTGGCAGATCCGCCATGGTGAAGGTGACTCCAGCATCCACCACCGTGGGAAGCACGGTGATGTCGCCGAGGGTGGCAGGTTTCTCGTCGAGAGGGCCCAGAACTGGCGAAGGTACCTACTTTTACTTCATCACTCATCACCCCAAGAAGAAAGCAAACCAACGAATGTGTTCATGGTTGTGTCGTCTGGTCAGCCTGATATCACTGCTCCGGGAGTCGGCATCTTGGCCGCAGCGAACACTTGGTATCAGTTCATGTCGGGGACTTCCATGTCTTGCCCACACGTATCTGGAGTAGCAGCTCTTCTCAAAGCACTGCATCCCCAATGGTCTCCTGCCGCCGTCAAATCAGCGCTCGTAACGACTGGTGAGTAGTAGATATGTTACCGTTCCTCCGTTCCGTTCATGAGATGTTGCTGCTGATCACGAGATGTATGACCGCCGCTCTTTAAAGCTTACACAACCAACGCATACGGCTTCCCGATGGAAGCAGAGGGGGTTGGTTCCTCGGGAGTTGGTGAACCACCGCCTGTATCACCTGAATCTGCCGTCCATCTCCATTCCCGACCTAAACAACACGCCGGTGACGGTGTGGAGAAGCGTTACCAACGTGGGCGACGCGAATTCCACTTACGAGGCGATAGTGCAGTCTCCTCCGGGCGTCAGCATGACCGTGGAGCCGTCTCTCTTCTCCGGTTCAACTCCTCTCGGACGACGGACAACTTTGCGGTGACCTTTGCACCGCTTCACGTGGTACGAGGGTGCTTCACCTTCGGAAGCTTGACATGGTGCGGTGGGGGAAAGCACACAGTACGAATTCCTATCGCAGTTCGGGTGATCGATCATCCAAGATTTCTTCTCTGATGTCTCCTAAGTCATGCGGACAACAACCACCGAGTTTTCCTACTTGTCTTTTGTACGGAGAAGAAAAGAAATAATGGACTGCAGAGTGTGTTGTCTGAAATGAAATGCGATGCGCATCAGGAACAAAAACGACAAGCCTTTCTATAATAACGATCATTATACCTTGAAATTAAGTTGACATATCTGTGCCTCGATCTAACTCGAGGGCATTCATTCGACCAGGCATGGTTTCAGATAGTTATGGCTCGATTCAGATCAATTCATATCTAACTCAAATCAGGCTTAATCCAACCCAATTCGGGGGAAACTAATTACACAAGTCCAATGCAACATGTTGCATAACTGGTACTGAAAAAGGTTTTCTACATACAAAAGTTAGATCTCCCAAAACAAAAACATTGTTGAGAAACCATCAACTATACGAGTGAAGAAAAAGATCCAAAAACGGGCGTTTCTTGCTCTTTCACCACAGTAACAAAAATTTCTTAGAGAGAAACCAACAACAAAGAGATCCAAAAATCCGAAAAAGGCAGCAGTCtccattgtgtgtgtgtgtgtgctatGGCTGTGTTGTAGACAACCGCAACTATCAATGATCAGCAAACAAAACTGAAAGTTCAGCTTCACAAAAGCAAAAGATGAAAAATGGGATATGCTAATAACAATGAATTCAGACAACATACATGAGACTGCATTCATTGATTTTGGTAATCGGTAAACCAACAGGGACCAGCTAGTTTGCTACTGTTGTAAATATCAACCTGTAAAGTTGACTACAAGCAGTTATAGATAGTGTTTTCAAGGTTGAAGGAATGACACTATACTTCGCAATGGTGACACATTAATAGTTGACTAAAATGCATAACCCCTGATATGACTTATCAATCATTGCAATGTACTCCCTCAACCCATGTCATCTTTGGGCAGTGATCGTCACAATTCTTTCATGAACTCATTGGCCATTTATCATACTGATATTTATGCATAGTTAGTTCACAACAAACCTAAATTTCCTTAGGTCCATAAGAAGAAATTGTGTTAGGTCCATAAGTGACTTTCCCTACATCCAAGAAAAGAAACTCACTGATGTAGAGCCATCAAGTCAAAAGTGAGATCACATCGACAATCCATATCGCTTCTACGAAGATCATATTTAGATTAATGTTAGAAAAAATTTAGAAACTCAACATTTACAGAGACCAAATCTTTACGAAAGCAAGTTAAGTCTCAGTTCCAACTATGAGATTTCCCACAAACGAGTTTCTTTACTTTGGTGAGGGAATATAAAAGTTTTATGAGATTTGGAAGATACAATTATAACTTATATAAAAGTTTTATGAGATGTAGAATATACAACAAATTGAGTCCTAAACTTATATTCAAGATCAACTATTTGAGATTTTGGAATGGATTGGATAAGTTGCACCTACCTTTGCCAAGAGCCTATAATGTATATTCAAGATCAAAATTGTGTAATTGAACTTCCACTAATTCGATGAGAACTTGAAGAGATCAACTATTTCCTAACTCAATTACATCAACTAAAACTTTTTCTTTAGGGAAGAATGCACTTATTGACCTAACTATAATTATATTCTTAAGAGCTTATATAAGAAAAAGGTGATTAGGGTTTTTCATGTTTGCATAATTCGAATTGCATCTTTCACATACATCAACAAGATGAGAAAAGAAACTCTTTCATAGAGAGTCAAAAATGAGACTTCACATCGGAAACAATACCAAAATAAGGATCATATTTAGATAAGAGTTGATTTCTAAaatctttataataaaaatatgtatgCAATTCAAAGTAAATTTTCCCAAGTGATTTTATCTATAGGATTGATTATGTGTTACTATACTTCCAACATAAACAGTATCTGATCTCATCATTTTCTTATACATGGGAAAGGTTGATCAAAATCAATCTGTTAATACAAAATTTTGTTTGTAACTAGCCACGCATCGATGTTGGTAATCATAATGTCTGAGTTGATATTCTTAGGATTAGGGGTGGCAATTCTCCAATGGTCTCTTATGAGGATTGATAAGTTGTATATGTCAATCCAATGATCATATACAACTTTAAGTAAGACGTCTtcaataaaaatgaaaatacagaaGGAAGCATTATTTAGcatcaattatgcatgcaattcacGTTCATAGCTCAGAGAAACAAAATGAATTGAAGAACGTTAATTCACTAAAAAGAAACATTGATAACAAAGTGAACAAACCTGAAAATCCACAAGGAAATAACTCTGCCATCTCGAATTCAACTAAGCAAACATATAAGACTCGTAATAGATTAACCAAAATAGCATAGAAGACCAGACACGATGGCGGCAACAAGTACCTAACATTCGTATCTAAACAGAGGACGATAACATAGATCTTTCTCTCTGCCTATCTAATCGAACAAGCTGAATCCCATGTCATCATCACTCTCTTCCTTGGGCTCCTCCTGCAACAACAATGACGAAAAACATTTCAAACACTACCGTGTAACATAAATAAAACCCCAAAAGAAGAGAAAATTTCTCACCTTTTTCTCCTCAGCTGCAGGAGCAGCAGGGGCCGCAGCCCCGTCCCCAGCAGCCGGCGCAGCGGAGACTGCAACCGCAGCACCACCGCCCCCTGCAAAAATATAAGAATATCACGAAAAATGAGGTTAAAAATTGGATTTTTAATCGCATGAAACGGACGAGAAGGACGAAAAGTAACGAGAACGAACCGGATCCGACGCTCAAGATAAGGTCATCGATGCTCCTTTTCTCGAGGAGCTTCGCGAAGAGGGGCGCCCAGTAGGAATCGATCGTCAATTTGGCGGCCTTCACCAGGGTCAGGATCTTCTCCGACTGAACGATACACGGTGGGACGAATCAGGAAATCAATGAAAAATAATGCATGAACGAGAGAAGGAACGCTGAAGAAAGAAACAGGGATGTAAGGGGCGGATTACCGTGATGGGGATGCCATCGTCGTGCAGGATGAGAGCAGCGTAGCAGCAGGCGAGCTCTCCAATCGACGCCATCAGGCGGCGACCAGGAATTCTTCGCCGAATGACAGATCAAAGAACGAGGAGGGGATCAATTCTAGGAAGACTGAGGAATAGAGGGATGCAGACCGACAAGAGAGATGGAGAAATACCTGATTTGGGCGGCTAAGAAGACGCGAGCGCAAAGGAGAACTACGGCGGCGAGAAAACGAGGGATTTATATAGATGAACACCTAGGGTTTCACTGGAATGCCGTATAGAGTGGGAGTCAGGGTTCAGCGAACAGGAGCCCTCCTGTTGGTTGGCTTCCAGGGACCCACAGAACAAAAAATGAAGATCCTTTCTTAGATATTATATTAATTGAGAATATCTCATTTGAGAATCGGAGGTTTATATTGAGACATTGAATAGAATTTCGTTTAATTAAAAGATAAAATGCATAATAAAAGTACGGAGACTATTTCTATAATTCAGACTATGATTAGCAAATGAACAACCTATCAGTTGATGTCACagtaaaagttaaaaaaaagtatgatatttaaatttttgttgGTATCACAGAGGCATTGCTAGagtgtaatatttttaaaaatgatgtaaaatgagcaaaattatatatttatagataGGTTCAGTATGGCACAAATGTTTATACCGAATCCTAAAACATATGTATAAGGAATCTTACTCAATCTTTTACCAGTTGAAATAAATGTATCATTTTCTTAGCTACAAgggctttcttttttgttttctcgcGTCTTTTGAACCTCTTCCACGTTGTCGTTCACTTGATAGATCGAACCTGTAGTGATAGCATAGCCAAGCATATTTCAGGTTTGGCCCCGAGAGCACCCAAACCAACGGATGCCATCTCGCGGTCAGCCGCACAGCTCTCAGCACTTATTTGGGAAGGGGGTCGGTTCAGACTGTACGAAATCGAGTTCGAGGTTGATCAGAGGGTTTGGAATCAGAGCTACAGCAAATCCAGTGGTTGCGCTGCGCGAGATCAAATGAACCAAATAACAGCTCCCCAAGAAATaactgaatttttttttcatttatttccaTATACAATTTacaccaaataataataaaaaaatgaaaccTGTTTAAAATTCAgagaattttttttcttgtttggtaTCCATCCCCGCCGGTGACTGATCTGTATGAGGTTACAATGTTGCATGAAGAACGGCGCTCCAAGGAGCATCCCAGGGTTCTTCCACTTTGACCCATGAACTGTTACATACAAATGGGAATCGTTCAATCCATGGTATAAGACGAGCAAAATGTGCGCCTACATGCTACCTACATGCTAACATTAATGGACAGACAGAAGATGGTCGACAAGTGCTAAATGAGACGAATGTCATGTTAGTTGATTTTCTAATTCCAGAAAAAGCACTTGACAGAAAATTATGATGCACCATGCGCTGGTATATCTTTTGTGTGGCATAAGGTAAAAGATGGGTGTACTCAAAAGGGAATTATTTTCAGATCTCAAATCCATTCATCGAGGAACTAATGATAGCAAGCAAGTCAAACGAAGATTATCTTGTAGCAATAAGCCAAACAAATTCCAGTAAAGACAATTTTTTTGCATATGCATATCAGCACAACTTTACCTCCAACATGACTAAGATTTCAGGCCAATAGGAACACTCAAGGAAGATCAGGTTGTTGGACGCGTCATTGTTGACAAACCACGGCCAGAAGAAGCCATTCCATGGTGACCAACATCTAGCTCCTCATCTCCTAAATCTGTCagatgatgataaaaaaaaataagcgCACAATAGAACAATCTTATGCTGTATTATAATCAAAGTTTAAAAACTGTAGGAACGGTACATATCGACCCATATTTACAGATAAAACCATGTACCAGCACTTTGACCAGATGATTTCACTCAAAAAATGTTATTTTACGTCTTAAATTTGGAGACCTGATGTTGACAGCCAAAACATCATGTCCCACAATCCAATCCTCATGTCAACAGTACAGCTCCCTACCGTTGCCGATCAACAGCTGTTTTGGTTGTCAACGACAGATCCCACAATAAAACATTGATTACAAGTACTCCCAAGAAAGAGATAAAGGTACTATGTTGCAAACCTTGATTACAAGTACTCCCCATGAGGGGTCTAATGCAGGCATGTAACTGCATGTATGGTGCCAAGTGGCTGATGCATTTTTAAAAAGAATGGCAACTACATGATAGAAGAAAAACATGCTCCCTTTGATCCTATGTTGATCCTTACGAGTATCAGACAAGCTGTTCCAGAAATGATTATGGAAATTATTTCAGCGATAAACAATATAACTCATATAAGATGCATGTATTACCAGAAATATCTTCGCCTGCCTGGGCACCAGCGACTCCAATACAACAAAACAAGGAAGTATCATCTACTTTCAAATGTTCATAAGCAACATATATGTCCTCAATCATTGCAGCTTCGTATAAGGAAGTTAAGTCTTTGATGCATGAGATGTCCTGTAATCCATCACAAACTgtcagaaaaggaaaaaaagaaagaaaaaaaatctgactGATACGTTTTATACCAAAAGCAAAGCCAGGAGAAAAGATGAACAAAAGTGGAGAGGAAACAAAGAAACATTAGGGAGAATAAGAAAGATGGAGCACAGGACAACTGGAATTGGACTTTATTGCAACATATATGTTGCTTCCTGAATTTGCATGCCTTATAAAACTACTCCTAGCGACAACTATAGATGTTTTCTCCCATTATAGCAATTCATAAAGGCACCATACAGGAAACAAATACTTAAGGTCCAGTTCAATAAGCTGATAGCCTTTACACAGCTAACTCATACTCAATTTGAGTAttcacttcaaaaaaaaaaaatcaaattagaacATTTTGCATAATTACTTTTGCACCAGAAAAATACTTTCAACCTTTATGTGCATTCATCACAAAAGATGATTTTCAGTAAAAAAACATCCCAGTTGAAATCTCAGTTAGTTCATGTTTTGCCAAGTGGGCACCAGCAGATTTTATCTCTAGAGTAATGGGAGATGGACACCAGGTCTCCACTGTTTTGTTGTGGGAAAGGTGATTAAAACATAACACCCACAAATGTTGAAGTCATGGTTTTAAATATTGGTCCAATAGTAGTTTGGCACATTGATAGACCAGTACTGGTATATATtgatatcattaaaaaaaattaataataatactgaCTATAATTGAGCCACCTGATATGATACTGGTTCTTAATCAGACTGGTAAAAACCGgctggtacataccagtccaatGTATTATAAATCTGATAGCAGCCACCAGGCCTTCTCGATCAACAAAAAGGTTATGTAGACTAAGAATAGATAAGACTTTCTATACCTCAACAACCATGCAGGTTTGTAAATTCCCACAATTATCACAAACTAGACAAATGTAAAACACAGAAGAATAAAGATAAAAGAAAGAATGACAGCAACAACAGCCAGGGAAATGAAACTTAGACTTTGTTTCCACTTTCAACTGATACTCACATACCAATAGGTATACCTTACAACAAGAAACATCAAAGAAATATGAAGCACTGAATTTACCTTCCTTGGAATGGAAGAAGATTGAAGGTGGGCCATCAATCCTAACCAGTAAGCATTTGACTTAGTTTCAGCCTCATGTCTCATCAACAGAGTCCTCTTTGCCTGCAATAACAATAGTTTTGATGTTAGTGGTCTCCATATTATCTATTCAGGCCCAATAGTGAAATCAAAACCTTCTAAACAGAATTAAACAAttgcacaacttaggcaattaTTCTGACCATTCCTACTCAAAATCATTTTAAGAGACAAGGTCATGTACCCTAAGCAACTAAACAATGCAACATGATATTGGTGGGGACTAAAAAATACTTCATAAGGTTCCATGGAGGAAGATAGATAGTGCATTAAAATTTAAGCTTTAATTCCCTATTACATTTCATATGCCAGATTACAGTCAAAACCTAATTTATCAAATTTGTAGTTGCACAGTTCCATTTCATAGATCTGGACACGTGGTTACAAATTATTAGATAAATATAACAGGCTAGATATTCACTAACCCGATCCAGCTCCCTCTGAGCAATCTTGTTACTGTGTAAACCCCTGAGAACATTCTTGCATGCATCAACAGCTTTATATACCTTGAAAAGAAATCACACAGGTTGATGCACCTGGATATTGGAGCAAGCACATGAGATAATTTGTTCAGAGGCAGATTGACCATACCTTGCTTGGAGTCGATGTCACCGATATAACATACCACCCAAGATTCAGCCAATCAAAAAGGCTTAGTTCAAATGATACATCATATGTTAATCCCAGAGAATCCCTGACTGTTGTGAAGAGCCTGGAACAGGATACACATGTATTGGCATACATTATGTCAGTAACCATTTGAGCTTATAAGTAAAAGGACAGTCGTCACCATGTATACGGTTCACgagtgttatttataaaaagttgCAAAGAGAAAATGATGGTTGTGTAAGATTAGATAAAGGGTAAATCCATTGAATCTATTATGTGATAATAAATGAATGACATGATTATACATCACAAGATGCCAATTGCATATTGAGAAAGTAACAGGAGAAAAAAGAAGCATCCATCCTCCAAGTTCCAACTAAATTAAAGGGCAAAGTTGAACCAAAGAGATAAATATCATCTGGAATTTGAATCTTTAAGTTGAAAAATGAATAGGCCACAAATAAAAAAGTATCATAGTTACATCTTAAAGTCAAGTTCTAATTTAACTAATTAATCAATATTACGAAAAGTGCAATATTGACATGAGCTAAATATATTTACCAACCAATGACAACCCATGTACCTTGAATTTATGATCTCAGCTAACAGCCCCAAGGTTATGCTGAAGAATAGCGGATGACTGCGAATACCTTTTTTACCATTCTTTTCAACATTTTTCTCTTCCAAGTGAATTATTTTATCTGAGTTGGACATTTCATCTGCATTAAAACAATTCAATCAGTTTCAGCCAGTAGATGTAAGTCCCAAAAATAGGCATATACATAGCAAATATCAGCATTCTAAGTTTGTCCAAACAAATATACAATTCGTTTTGATGCAGTTACTAATAAGCTTAATTCCTTCcatttttttcagaaaaaaaaagtacTTGTGGAATTGAAGTACTATCTTTTGAGGAAATGAATTGGACTGTCTAATTAGCATGCTTTGAGACTAGATTTGTTACTGAGATGATATCTATAAAAGATGACCATCCCATTTGGAATTTATCCACATCAATTATGTTTAGAATAAAATCATAAAGAACTAAGATGGATGCACAAAGGAATCAAAGACAAAGGAAGCCATGGAAAAGAAAAGGAGCAGTCTTTGTCAAGAGTTTCAAGCAAACATAATGTACCATCCATATTTGATGCattaatcaaataaaaaagatCTCTTCCTTCAGCAGTGAATCCCCAACGGCTTGCGGCTGGGCCCGCAATATATGCACATGCTCTCTCATCAGTGTCTTTCAGGAACACCTGCCAATGAAAATGATTTTTAGACTAACAAGCTTCAACATTTGAACACTGAAATATATAAGTGAATCAATCAAATAATGAAATCCACAAAATTCTAGACATAAGCCAATCATGTTGCTGCCATGAAGCAGAACTTCACAAAACAACTGCCTGGACTTCCTGCTTCCAAGCCTCTTAAGATTATCTATCCCAAACACCTGCTAGCTATCCTTTTTTCTCAGTGACAAGAAATGAATTAAAAAACATTTAAAATCATTTCACTTCACTAAAATAATTACCTAATGGTTCCCAACCAAAAAGTGCTCCTGAATACATGATAACAAAATATGTAATTAAAAAATGAAGTGATGACAAAAGGATATTTACATAGGAAAGAAAAAAGGATTGCCAAGCCCTTTAAATTGCCGCCTCTCCCTCTCTAAGTAAAAAAACCACTCTTTAAACATTGAACATTTACATTGTGCATTGTGTTGAAGGACAGAGAGACGGTGCAGTTTGACTATTGATATTGGCCTTAACATAGCTCAAATTGCTTAAAATGATCCACATAGCAGAACCAAATGATTGGGCCCTTATGACTTGCTGGAAAGATATGGACTGTAAATACAGTAAGTGCACTAGTTATCTCAAAATGACAGTATTATCTCTGAATAATAAGCTCAAATTCTGGAATGTTTTATGTAAATGAAGGGTAAAACATGGGCAATTCTGATGTTCATGGAAGAGTCATGATGTTAATAGCTTAGAACACATACTTGTTGGAAATGAATATCGGATGGGAAAGGTCGGAACATAATTGGTTCAAAAGACTGCTCAATGTTAGGACTTTTTGCAGTGCTAACTGTTCCCAGATAATCAAGAATACAAGCTTCAATGTCTTCCTCAGTAAAATCCCCAACAATGCTAACCTGTTATACCAATAGCAAATTAGTTTAACAGAGAAAGAGATGTGCAGGTGATATGAACAAGGAATCCTGTGCATGTCATGCAATCATTTACTTACCCATACCTTGTTAATCTACAAGTTAACATGAAACAAAACATTGAGAACAAAATAATCATTGTgatcaaaccaaaaaaaaaaatgtccaCCTCCATATTGTCAGCAACAAACTGCTTCATTACAGCATCTTTTACTGATTGAAGTGTTAAATTTTGCAAAGACTCTGGCATTGGCTCAACAAATCTCTCGTCACCGTTTAGCATTGCAAGCATAAGTTTGAAAGCAGTAGAGCGCTCCAAGCTTTTTGGAATGGAACGGTAATATGATAGATATAGCTGCCTGGCTCTATCAAATGCATCTTCTAGCCACACACTATGCTGCAACAAGAAACTTAAACTCAATTGATCCAATATCAACTTAAGAGAAGCCCACAATATGATTTAAGGGTTAATAAAAAATGAAGAATCATCTTATGTTAATTTTCTCTTTCTAAGTGTTGCAGCTCCAACAGTGAACCAATTACAACAGCTACAACAGTTTGGCATCTCCAGTTGgcaaaaaatcatcatgaccaGCTTAAAATGTGCTTGGTACAACTAGAATAGGTAACTCAATAAATCAatgaaa from Musa acuminata AAA Group cultivar baxijiao chromosome BXJ1-3, Cavendish_Baxijiao_AAA, whole genome shotgun sequence encodes the following:
- the LOC135620373 gene encoding large ribosomal subunit protein P1-like, with product MASIGELACCYAALILHDDGIPITSEKILTLVKAAKLTIDSYWAPLFAKLLEKRSIDDLILSVGSGGGGAAVAVSAAPAAGDGAAAPAAPAAEEKKEEPKEESDDDMGFSLFD